From a region of the Nonlabens sp. Hel1_33_55 genome:
- a CDS encoding T9SS type B sorting domain-containing protein, whose amino-acid sequence MLKTRFVLFVLLLVATQLGHAQLEAANWYFGDNAGIRFDPDTGQVSPLTNGSLRTDEGCSTISDTDGNLLFYTDGITVYNRNHEVMQNGNDLRGNPSSTQSGIIIPKPGDPNIYYIFTVSNGSAAFNNVPALPAYGMNYYEVDMTLDSGNGAVTTDVNNPPNLISLCSEKIAAISADNDEDIFVVGYANEDGNSSIRFNTTYTFKVTTNGVETSPVENTFSRIVRDESRGYLKFSSDGTKLISANMDRGTYLYDFNDVTGEVSNERALDLNFRQGYGVEFSPNNQFLYISATNGAGAGAPASAHQTNIYQFDVEKPNITEINASRLSIYDGLGYRGALQLGVNGKIYFALSDNYPNGKPFLGVINNPDVKGAGANYQHDAIPLAGRLSRQGLPPFIQTFFASINVENICEGDDTLFSFETDTAPNSVEWDFGDGNTSTQLTPTIQYARADVYDIVLTLDFLGTKRKFFKQIEIFDTPTANPTENIFACDDNLDSFETFDLIETTAEILGGQDAQRFLVSYYRNQSDADFGENEINVPYATDIPQQRLYARVDNRFNIDCYSTISFQVNIYDQPVANTVEDLEACDDNFDGFETFDLSDQSASILATQNAADFTISYHLNSNDAALDQNPLPLSYRNTTPFRQTIFARVENNAETSCEATTSFDLVVQERPDAIDFTGFQCDEDGVPDQRTNFNLSSFDESVSNNASDVAVTYYLDQNDADNDNNPLDRNDYRNLTPVQNIVARVTNQTTGCFNTANVTLRVSASDAQDALLEQCDDDGIEDGLHTFTLTNADNAVLTNAPSDVTVNYYLTATDALAERNALSTQFTNTTPNSQVIYARAESPDGNCFGISEVELRVNELPQIVPTDYQEYCGNDPQPLTIDAGPLPGATADYTYQWSTGETTFAIDVRDGGDYTVVVSNSNNCTNERVVTVVISEPATIDRVDVVNANGGTFGSATIVVSGLGDYEFRIDPNAAYQENPVFEQLDPGFYTVFVNDKNGCGETSATFSIVGYPRFFTPNGDGFNDFWQLDGVNAMFEPDTTIYIFDRYGKLLKQLLPTSPGWDGTFNGEPLPSTDYWFKATLIDGTEFSANFSLKR is encoded by the coding sequence ATGCTAAAAACACGTTTTGTTTTATTTGTTTTGCTTTTGGTTGCCACTCAATTGGGACATGCTCAGTTAGAGGCTGCAAACTGGTATTTTGGAGATAATGCAGGTATTCGCTTTGACCCAGATACAGGACAAGTTTCTCCGCTCACAAATGGTAGTCTGAGAACCGATGAAGGCTGTTCTACAATTTCAGATACAGATGGTAATCTTTTGTTTTATACTGATGGAATCACTGTCTACAATCGTAACCATGAAGTCATGCAGAATGGCAATGATCTGCGAGGCAATCCTTCCAGCACGCAAAGTGGCATTATAATTCCTAAGCCTGGCGACCCAAATATCTATTATATATTCACCGTCTCAAATGGTTCAGCCGCATTCAATAATGTACCTGCCTTACCTGCCTATGGGATGAATTACTATGAGGTAGACATGACACTAGATTCTGGAAATGGTGCAGTCACTACGGATGTTAATAATCCACCAAACCTCATCAGTTTATGTTCTGAAAAAATAGCAGCGATTAGTGCTGATAATGATGAGGATATTTTTGTAGTCGGTTACGCAAATGAGGATGGAAATAGTAGTATTCGCTTTAATACCACTTATACTTTCAAAGTTACTACTAATGGTGTTGAGACTTCTCCGGTTGAAAACACATTTTCTCGAATTGTTAGAGATGAAAGTCGTGGGTATTTAAAATTTTCTTCAGACGGTACTAAACTGATTTCTGCTAACATGGATAGAGGAACCTATCTTTACGATTTTAATGATGTCACTGGAGAAGTAAGCAATGAAAGAGCTCTGGATCTAAATTTTAGACAAGGATACGGAGTTGAGTTTTCTCCTAACAATCAATTTCTTTATATCTCTGCAACTAATGGAGCTGGTGCTGGCGCTCCAGCTTCAGCACATCAAACCAATATCTATCAGTTTGATGTTGAAAAACCGAATATTACTGAAATAAATGCCAGTCGATTATCTATTTATGATGGACTAGGTTATCGAGGTGCATTACAACTAGGAGTGAATGGTAAAATATACTTTGCTCTTTCAGATAATTATCCAAATGGTAAGCCATTTTTAGGGGTGATAAATAATCCAGATGTAAAGGGCGCTGGAGCAAATTACCAGCACGACGCCATACCGCTTGCGGGAAGATTATCACGTCAAGGATTGCCTCCTTTCATACAAACCTTCTTTGCCAGTATCAACGTGGAGAATATTTGTGAAGGAGATGATACATTATTTTCATTTGAAACGGATACTGCTCCCAACTCTGTTGAATGGGATTTTGGTGATGGAAATACTTCAACGCAACTAACTCCAACAATTCAATATGCTAGAGCCGATGTGTATGATATCGTACTAACATTGGATTTCTTGGGAACTAAAAGAAAATTCTTCAAACAGATAGAAATTTTTGATACGCCAACGGCAAACCCAACCGAAAATATTTTTGCTTGCGATGATAATCTGGATAGTTTTGAAACCTTTGATCTTATAGAAACTACAGCCGAAATTCTGGGAGGTCAAGACGCTCAACGCTTCCTAGTAAGTTATTACAGGAATCAATCAGATGCAGATTTTGGCGAGAATGAGATCAATGTTCCATACGCCACAGATATTCCACAACAACGATTATACGCGCGGGTTGATAACAGATTTAATATCGATTGTTACAGTACAATATCTTTTCAAGTTAATATTTATGACCAACCAGTGGCTAACACAGTAGAAGACTTAGAAGCATGTGATGACAATTTTGATGGCTTTGAAACCTTTGATCTAAGTGATCAAAGCGCTAGTATCTTAGCCACTCAAAACGCAGCAGATTTTACAATCTCTTATCATTTAAATTCTAATGATGCAGCCCTTGATCAAAATCCGTTGCCACTATCCTATCGCAATACCACTCCGTTCAGGCAAACCATTTTTGCCAGAGTTGAAAACAATGCCGAAACCTCTTGTGAGGCTACTACGAGTTTTGACCTAGTCGTTCAGGAACGACCAGATGCCATTGATTTCACCGGATTTCAATGTGATGAAGATGGTGTCCCAGATCAGAGGACCAATTTTAATCTTTCCAGTTTTGACGAAAGCGTTTCTAACAATGCCAGCGATGTAGCGGTCACTTATTACCTCGATCAAAACGACGCTGATAATGATAATAATCCGCTGGATCGTAACGACTACCGTAACCTGACTCCAGTTCAAAATATAGTGGCTCGTGTAACGAATCAAACTACAGGCTGCTTCAACACGGCAAACGTCACTTTAAGAGTAAGCGCCAGTGATGCGCAGGACGCTTTATTGGAGCAATGTGATGACGATGGCATTGAAGACGGTCTGCATACATTCACGTTAACAAATGCTGACAATGCGGTTCTAACAAATGCTCCTAGCGATGTAACAGTCAACTATTACCTGACCGCTACTGATGCTCTAGCAGAACGTAACGCACTTTCTACTCAATTCACCAACACCACTCCAAATTCTCAAGTGATTTATGCCAGAGCAGAATCACCTGATGGTAATTGTTTCGGAATCAGTGAGGTGGAGTTAAGAGTCAATGAATTGCCGCAAATAGTACCGACTGATTATCAAGAATATTGCGGAAACGATCCGCAGCCGTTGACGATTGATGCTGGGCCTTTACCAGGAGCCACAGCAGATTACACCTATCAATGGAGTACTGGCGAAACTACTTTTGCCATTGATGTTAGAGATGGTGGTGATTACACGGTTGTAGTTTCGAACTCTAACAATTGTACCAATGAACGTGTTGTTACGGTAGTGATTAGCGAGCCAGCAACTATTGATCGGGTTGACGTGGTGAATGCAAATGGTGGCACTTTTGGATCTGCAACTATTGTGGTAAGCGGTTTGGGCGATTATGAATTTAGAATAGATCCTAATGCAGCTTATCAGGAAAATCCTGTTTTTGAACAATTGGATCCAGGATTCTACACGGTGTTTGTCAATGATAAAAATGGATGTGGTGAGACCAGTGCAACCTTCAGTATCGTTGGATATCCTAGATTTTTCACGCCTAATGGTGATGGATTTAATGATTTCTGGCAATTGGATGGTGTGAATGCAATGTTTGAACCAGATACGACCATCTATATATTTGACCGCTACGGCAAATTGCTCAAGCAGTTGTTACCTACTAGCCCAGGTTGGGATGGTACTTTTAATGGAGAACCGCTACCTTCCACAGACTATTGGTTTAAAGCAACACTAATTGATGGGACAGAGTTTTCCGCTAACTTTTCACTCAAAAGATAA
- a CDS encoding ABC transporter permease has protein sequence MLRLLDIEFHKFRYSRSSKVLTIIYLTIVVLMMFGGMIRIDFNGFSGSLSDLGIFNFPIIWHISTFFTSYLKIFIAIVIVSLTASEYSNRTIKQNLIDGLSKKELVLSKFYFVLVLAILVTAIVFLASLVLGLIYSDYNEIAIIFSDMEFLGAFFLSHLVFFCFCLFAGILLKRSAFALGFVFVWYIFESLLNLAARGLDYYFQWNSLEWLEHILPLNAMSNLIKQPFTRIDLIDSGINQLGQGGVTFQYAVEWIDVASVIIWSSLFIYWSFWLIKRRDL, from the coding sequence ATGTTACGATTACTCGATATAGAATTTCACAAATTTAGATACAGTCGCAGCAGTAAAGTGTTGACTATCATTTATCTCACGATCGTTGTGTTGATGATGTTCGGTGGGATGATACGAATTGACTTCAATGGTTTTTCTGGAAGTCTGTCAGATTTGGGCATTTTTAATTTTCCAATCATTTGGCACATTAGCACTTTTTTTACGAGCTACCTAAAGATTTTTATTGCGATTGTGATTGTGTCTCTTACCGCTAGCGAGTACAGTAATCGCACTATAAAACAAAATTTGATCGACGGTCTTAGTAAGAAGGAATTGGTCCTTTCAAAATTCTATTTTGTATTAGTTCTAGCCATCTTAGTTACCGCTATCGTGTTTTTGGCATCCTTAGTTTTAGGACTAATCTATTCCGATTATAACGAGATAGCGATCATTTTTTCTGATATGGAATTTTTGGGAGCCTTTTTCTTAAGCCACTTGGTGTTTTTCTGTTTTTGTCTATTTGCAGGTATCTTATTGAAGCGAAGCGCCTTTGCGCTAGGGTTTGTATTTGTCTGGTATATTTTCGAAAGCCTCTTAAATTTAGCTGCCCGTGGATTGGATTATTACTTCCAATGGAATTCTTTGGAATGGTTGGAACATATTCTTCCTCTAAATGCCATGTCAAATTTGATCAAGCAACCATTTACACGCATTGATTTAATTGATTCTGGAATCAATCAATTAGGGCAAGGTGGCGTCACCTTTCAATACGCTGTAGAATGGATCGATGTAGCCTCTGTAATTATCTGGAGTAGTTTGTTTATTTATTGGTCTTTCTGGTTGATCAAGCGCAGGGATTTGTAA
- a CDS encoding ABC transporter ATP-binding protein — translation MEKILDINQLSKHYGALKAVDNVSFKIEKGHVYGILGPNGSGKSTTLGMVLNVVNPTSGSYSWFDGSTNDHEALKKIGAIIERPNFYPSMDAVQNLKLVCKIKNISADKIDEKLELVDLLSRKRSPFKTYSLGMKQRLAIASALLNDPEILILDEPTNGLDPQGIRKIRDIIQHIAAQGTTILLASHLLDEVEKVCTHVIVLRKGSMLYCGPVEEMNKNFGSILIDATDRSALSNFLRTQSYAGSTEDTIDGFEVKLLSDVDTTKINQDAFNSGIVLSRLMFKKQSLEDQFIELTNN, via the coding sequence GTGGAAAAAATCCTTGACATTAACCAGCTCTCAAAACATTATGGTGCACTTAAGGCCGTGGATAATGTTAGTTTCAAAATAGAAAAAGGCCATGTCTATGGCATTTTAGGCCCTAATGGTAGTGGTAAATCCACCACATTGGGAATGGTGCTCAATGTCGTGAACCCAACGTCTGGAAGCTACTCTTGGTTTGATGGTTCCACTAACGATCATGAAGCTTTAAAAAAGATTGGGGCGATTATAGAAAGGCCTAATTTTTATCCCAGTATGGATGCGGTCCAAAATCTCAAACTTGTTTGTAAGATCAAAAATATTTCTGCTGACAAAATTGATGAAAAGTTGGAGCTGGTGGATTTGCTTTCGCGAAAGCGTAGTCCCTTTAAAACTTATTCGTTAGGAATGAAGCAGCGTCTTGCCATTGCGAGTGCATTGCTAAACGATCCTGAAATATTAATCCTGGACGAACCTACCAATGGTTTGGATCCACAGGGAATCAGAAAGATCCGTGATATTATACAGCATATTGCTGCACAAGGCACCACTATCTTGTTGGCCTCGCATTTGCTTGATGAAGTTGAAAAAGTGTGTACTCATGTCATTGTCCTGCGCAAAGGTTCCATGTTATACTGCGGTCCTGTCGAAGAGATGAATAAAAACTTTGGTTCTATTTTGATTGATGCGACAGATCGCTCAGCTCTTTCAAATTTCCTTAGAACCCAATCCTATGCAGGCTCTACTGAAGATACCATTGATGGTTTTGAAGTAAAACTTTTGAGTGATGTCGACACCACAAAAATTAATCAGGATGCATTCAACTCAGGAATTGTCTTAAGCCGACTCATGTTCAAAAAGCAAAGTCTAGAGGATCAATTCATTGAATTAACAAACAACTAA
- a CDS encoding nucleoid-associated protein has protein sequence MINLYNTRIEDLAIHRVGNKNKGEMLLTSSNSTPLDDEMHSLLKEYFLKPFRSKEEAYYSFHHEEDLEFHELFAFAKAIFSTPASLLDNSKKIAKHLYQQSVHPHIRSGELYVCHLTNLMLDNNKVDAIGIFKSEIKQDFLQFEETETDLKMLLKQGVNLNKLDKGAIIFNTEQENGFKILSVDSNRYDAKYWLDDFLGVDVFEDENFFTKKYLKFCQDFAKDVVLPAEDKKEEVMFMNRAVNHFAKNDNFEESAFLNDTFENPDLIPEFKHYKVEKGPKYSIEDVSNFPISNTAVSAARKGIKSVINLDTHVQIKMDFTNSDSAEKFIEKGWDEERQMYYYLVYFNREEKK, from the coding sequence ATGATCAACCTATATAATACCAGAATTGAAGACCTCGCCATCCATCGCGTTGGGAACAAAAACAAAGGTGAGATGTTGCTTACTTCCAGCAATAGCACGCCACTGGATGATGAGATGCACTCACTGCTCAAGGAGTATTTTTTGAAACCGTTCCGTTCAAAAGAAGAGGCTTATTATAGTTTTCATCATGAAGAAGACCTTGAATTTCATGAATTATTCGCTTTCGCGAAAGCGATATTCTCCACTCCAGCAAGCTTACTGGACAACTCTAAAAAGATTGCGAAACACCTCTATCAACAGTCCGTTCATCCACACATAAGAAGCGGCGAGTTATACGTATGTCATTTGACCAACTTGATGTTGGACAACAACAAAGTGGACGCGATAGGTATCTTTAAAAGCGAGATCAAACAGGATTTTTTACAATTTGAAGAAACTGAAACCGATCTCAAAATGCTCCTAAAACAAGGTGTCAACCTCAACAAATTAGACAAAGGAGCCATCATTTTCAACACAGAACAGGAAAACGGATTCAAAATATTATCTGTAGACTCAAACCGTTATGATGCTAAATATTGGCTAGACGATTTCTTAGGTGTTGATGTATTTGAGGACGAGAATTTCTTTACCAAGAAATACCTCAAGTTCTGTCAGGACTTTGCAAAAGATGTAGTCCTTCCCGCCGAAGACAAAAAGGAAGAAGTGATGTTCATGAATCGCGCGGTTAATCACTTTGCGAAAAATGACAATTTTGAAGAGTCTGCATTTTTGAACGACACGTTTGAAAATCCTGACCTCATCCCAGAATTCAAGCATTACAAAGTTGAAAAAGGGCCTAAATATAGCATCGAAGACGTCTCCAACTTTCCTATTTCGAACACTGCTGTGAGCGCAGCCAGAAAGGGGATCAAAAGTGTTATTAATCTAGACACGCACGTGCAAATCAAAATGGACTTCACCAACAGCGACAGTGCAGAAAAGTTCATTGAGAAAGGTTGGGATGAAGAACGCCAGATGTATTATTACCTAGTTTACTTCAACCGTGAGGAAAAGAAGTAA
- a CDS encoding IS1096 element passenger TnpR family protein: MIYRLRAILNATEDVFRDIEIEDNANLEDLHNVITQSFQLQGDEMASFYTSDEDWNQGEEYCLFDMSEGAAPLKKMQDTDLSQVMDKSNTRLIYIYDFLNMWTFMLELADVAGPVDGTAYPQVIFEMGTLPDSPPDPEFEADPRFAEDEDDDEYGDDEEFYEDYDDNEFY; the protein is encoded by the coding sequence ATGATTTATAGATTAAGAGCTATTCTGAATGCTACAGAAGACGTTTTTAGAGACATTGAAATTGAAGATAACGCTAATCTAGAAGACCTGCATAATGTGATTACACAATCATTTCAACTGCAAGGTGATGAGATGGCAAGTTTCTATACCAGTGATGAAGACTGGAATCAAGGCGAGGAATATTGCCTTTTTGATATGAGTGAAGGTGCGGCACCTTTAAAGAAAATGCAGGATACTGACTTGAGCCAGGTCATGGATAAGAGCAACACCAGATTGATCTATATCTATGACTTCTTGAATATGTGGACGTTCATGTTGGAACTTGCAGATGTTGCCGGTCCTGTGGATGGCACTGCCTACCCGCAAGTTATTTTTGAAATGGGAACATTACCAGACTCGCCACCAGATCCAGAATTTGAGGCAGATCCTCGATTTGCAGAAGATGAGGACGATGACGAGTACGGCGATGACGAGGAGTTCTATGAGGACTATGACGATAACGAGTTTTACTAA
- a CDS encoding COX15/CtaA family protein, with product MIFTTKNYRRWLRLSILVIYLIIIAGAVVRMTGSGMGCPDWPKCFGYWIPPTEEAELEFSVNTSYKKGMVIIVDEELRVAKENFFTTDTYSETNWEPYTKHDYAVFNKFHTWTEYINRLIGALGGLVVLIAAVLSLQFIRTRPKLTILTVVALLAMLIQAVIGKIVVDTLLSPVLITIHMIVALLIVGLLIYLLYEVLPANTKYRNDGRLSKVALGIIILTLVQVAMGTQVRQFIDHQVDLFGYPLSSEWLENGPWIFFIHRSFSIVLLLLHAWFFYITIMKWHHPLRSYSILGLLLVLTITSGIIMNYFDFTLASQPIHLVVASLILGLQFYIWMRLRSARIES from the coding sequence ATGATTTTTACAACAAAAAACTACCGTCGCTGGCTGCGCTTGAGCATCCTAGTCATTTACCTCATCATCATTGCTGGTGCTGTGGTACGTATGACTGGTAGTGGTATGGGTTGTCCAGACTGGCCCAAATGTTTCGGCTACTGGATACCACCTACTGAGGAAGCGGAGCTGGAATTCAGCGTTAATACATCTTACAAAAAAGGAATGGTCATCATCGTCGATGAAGAACTTAGAGTCGCCAAAGAAAACTTTTTCACCACAGATACTTATTCTGAAACGAATTGGGAACCGTACACCAAACATGATTATGCCGTATTCAACAAATTCCATACATGGACAGAATATATTAATCGACTGATAGGTGCCTTGGGTGGTTTGGTGGTATTAATTGCTGCGGTTCTATCGCTCCAATTTATAAGAACTAGACCTAAACTCACCATCTTGACCGTGGTCGCCTTGCTGGCGATGTTGATACAGGCTGTAATAGGAAAGATCGTGGTAGATACTTTGCTTTCTCCAGTATTGATTACCATTCACATGATCGTAGCATTACTCATTGTTGGTCTGCTCATTTATTTGCTTTATGAAGTATTGCCCGCAAATACTAAATACCGTAATGATGGTAGATTAAGCAAAGTAGCTCTAGGCATTATCATTCTAACCCTAGTACAAGTTGCCATGGGAACGCAGGTAAGACAGTTCATTGATCATCAGGTGGATTTATTTGGTTATCCCTTGAGTTCTGAATGGTTGGAAAACGGTCCGTGGATTTTTTTTATTCACCGCAGTTTTTCAATCGTGCTTTTGTTATTGCATGCTTGGTTTTTCTATATAACAATCATGAAATGGCATCATCCACTGCGCTCCTATTCTATACTGGGGTTGTTGCTGGTTCTTACCATAACCAGTGGAATCATCATGAACTATTTTGATTTTACGCTCGCTTCCCAACCTATTCACTTAGTTGTGGCGTCGCTTATTTTAGGATTACAATTCTATATTTGGATGCGATTGCGGTCTGCTAGAATCGAGAGCTGA
- a CDS encoding tRNA-(ms[2]io[6]A)-hydroxylase — protein MESTTSKTTLGLNLPTDPRWVDLAAMSLQEILTDHAFCEQKAASTMITMVQMHSDKPELVEALAPVVTEEWGHFRMVLAELKKRGLTLGLQRPDDYIKTLMKGKPKGQSRDFLFLDQLLICALIEARSCERFKMLSEKLEDEGLKKFYHQFMVAEAAHYRMFLDLGKTYFPEKRVMDRWQYWLEYEAEMMKNREVRGDRMH, from the coding sequence ATGGAATCAACGACTTCAAAAACGACGCTGGGATTGAACCTGCCTACAGATCCAAGATGGGTAGATCTAGCGGCAATGAGTTTGCAGGAAATATTGACAGATCATGCCTTTTGCGAGCAAAAAGCAGCCAGCACCATGATTACCATGGTACAGATGCACAGCGACAAACCAGAACTGGTGGAAGCTCTTGCGCCAGTAGTCACTGAAGAATGGGGACATTTCCGTATGGTGCTCGCCGAATTAAAAAAACGCGGACTCACGTTGGGATTGCAACGCCCAGACGACTACATTAAAACCTTGATGAAAGGAAAACCAAAGGGACAAAGTCGTGATTTTTTGTTCTTGGATCAGCTATTAATTTGTGCTCTTATAGAAGCCAGAAGTTGTGAACGATTCAAGATGTTGTCAGAGAAACTGGAAGATGAAGGTTTGAAAAAGTTCTATCATCAGTTCATGGTCGCAGAAGCCGCTCATTACAGAATGTTCCTCGATCTAGGCAAAACCTATTTCCCAGAAAAACGTGTCATGGATAGATGGCAGTACTGGCTGGAATATGAAGCAGAAATGATGAAGAATCGAGAAGTACGTGGCGATAGGATGCATTAA
- a CDS encoding nuclear transport factor 2 family protein, with translation MNTQEVANKLVEYCRNNQFEKAYQELYSPDVISIEMSEPMKELHGMKEVEKKLQWRQENFEVEFTNISDPIVADNHFVLVLSLKSKNKSTGEQAEIDEIGVYQVKNGKILKEQFFYTSEDSSF, from the coding sequence ATGAATACCCAAGAAGTCGCAAACAAGCTGGTGGAGTACTGCCGCAACAATCAATTTGAAAAAGCTTATCAGGAACTTTACAGTCCAGATGTCATCAGTATCGAGATGTCAGAGCCCATGAAGGAACTACACGGAATGAAGGAAGTCGAGAAAAAACTTCAATGGAGACAAGAAAACTTTGAAGTTGAATTCACAAATATTTCAGATCCTATCGTTGCCGATAATCATTTTGTATTGGTATTATCCCTAAAATCAAAGAACAAGTCCACTGGTGAACAAGCAGAAATAGATGAAATAGGCGTTTACCAAGTGAAAAACGGAAAAATCTTGAAAGAACAATTCTTTTATACTTCAGAGGATTCTTCGTTTTAA
- a CDS encoding nuclear transport factor 2 family protein gives MNIQDVANKLVEYCRNNQEEKAYQELYSPEITSVEMSEPMKEVNGMDGIKKKGEWWQENFEVHGNTYSDPIVADNHFAVKIWMDTTHKPSGQRSQMSELAVYQVKDGKIWREQFFYDVDQ, from the coding sequence ATGAATATTCAAGATGTAGCAAACAAGCTTGTGGAATACTGCCGCAACAATCAGGAAGAAAAAGCCTATCAGGAACTTTATAGCCCTGAAATTACCAGCGTGGAAATGTCAGAACCCATGAAAGAGGTCAACGGTATGGACGGCATTAAGAAAAAAGGCGAGTGGTGGCAGGAAAATTTTGAAGTTCACGGAAATACCTATTCTGATCCTATCGTAGCAGACAACCATTTTGCCGTTAAGATATGGATGGATACTACGCATAAGCCTAGCGGTCAGCGTTCACAAATGAGTGAGCTCGCAGTCTATCAAGTCAAGGATGGTAAGATCTGGAGAGAGCAATTCTTCTATGATGTAGATCAATAA
- a CDS encoding YceI family protein, translating to MKNIKSQESSAIWTGKKLAGSHNGTINLKAGLLNFEDGKLTNGSATIDMSSITVVDLTGESKDKLEGHLKSEDFFSTEANPEATLDFTEVAKKEEGVYDVTADLTIKGITNPIHFELEAAENEAKGTLVIDRTQYNIRYGSKSFFNDLGDNMIHDDFHVDIVLAY from the coding sequence ATGAAAAATATCAAATCACAAGAAAGCAGTGCTATCTGGACTGGTAAAAAATTAGCTGGATCACATAATGGAACCATTAATCTCAAAGCTGGACTGCTCAACTTTGAAGATGGGAAATTGACTAATGGATCTGCAACCATTGATATGTCAAGTATTACAGTTGTTGATCTAACTGGTGAATCAAAAGATAAACTGGAAGGTCACCTTAAGAGCGAAGACTTCTTTAGTACAGAGGCAAATCCTGAGGCAACTCTAGATTTTACTGAGGTCGCTAAAAAGGAAGAAGGAGTTTATGATGTAACGGCAGATCTTACCATCAAAGGAATTACAAATCCTATTCACTTTGAACTAGAAGCAGCAGAAAACGAAGCTAAAGGTACTTTAGTGATAGATCGTACTCAATACAACATACGTTACGGTAGCAAAAGCTTTTTTAACGATTTAGGAGACAATATGATTCACGATGATTTTCACGTGGACATTGTTCTTGCCTACTAA
- a CDS encoding MarR family winged helix-turn-helix transcriptional regulator has protein sequence MNHDNNSIPPPRKLITRVVKAGTVFTEAISLVVKEEKITMQQFNVLRILRGRKGKPASLQDVSKDMLHSNSNTTRVVDKLVAKELAERIQCKNDRRQIEITITDSGLKLLARLDEKVDHRERELVEALSEKEIKLLIETLSKLS, from the coding sequence ATGAATCACGATAATAATTCCATACCACCACCACGTAAATTAATTACTCGTGTCGTAAAAGCTGGAACTGTATTTACCGAGGCCATATCGCTTGTTGTCAAAGAGGAAAAGATAACAATGCAACAATTCAATGTTCTGAGAATTTTACGTGGCCGAAAAGGGAAACCTGCCAGTTTGCAGGATGTAAGCAAGGACATGTTGCATTCCAACTCTAACACTACACGTGTTGTTGATAAGCTCGTAGCCAAAGAGCTGGCAGAGCGTATCCAATGTAAAAATGATAGAAGACAGATTGAAATCACGATTACTGATTCTGGGTTAAAACTGCTCGCTAGACTCGATGAAAAGGTGGATCATAGAGAACGGGAACTCGTGGAAGCTTTAAGTGAGAAAGAAATTAAACTGTTAATAGAAACTTTAAGCAAGCTGAGTTAA
- a CDS encoding porin family protein, translating to MKNVILVATLLIASFGFAQSDSGFGIKGGLNYGSTGDFENEIENNVENPDSKLGYHLGVFAKADLGPIYIRPEVIYTKLSSEYTLGDLEVQKLDAPILLGVNVLGPLHVFAGPSLQYILDTSFETDNVEFDLGDAEDDFTVGLQLGVGLNLGSLGIDVRYERGFNENEAEFINNNTSVRSGRLDTRPEQLIVALSLAL from the coding sequence ATGAAAAATGTAATTTTAGTAGCGACATTACTCATCGCTTCATTTGGGTTTGCCCAGAGCGACAGCGGGTTTGGGATCAAAGGCGGTTTGAACTATGGATCCACTGGAGATTTTGAAAACGAAATCGAAAACAATGTAGAAAACCCAGATAGTAAACTGGGGTATCATTTAGGTGTTTTCGCCAAAGCTGATTTGGGTCCGATTTATATTAGACCAGAAGTGATTTACACAAAACTAAGTAGTGAATACACTTTAGGCGACCTGGAAGTACAAAAACTTGATGCGCCCATTCTATTAGGTGTGAACGTTTTAGGGCCATTACATGTATTTGCTGGACCGTCGCTACAGTATATTCTTGACACTAGTTTTGAAACTGATAATGTAGAGTTTGATTTAGGCGATGCAGAGGACGACTTTACCGTTGGCTTACAACTAGGTGTTGGACTCAATCTGGGCAGCCTAGGAATTGATGTCAGATATGAGCGCGGCTTCAACGAGAACGAGGCAGAGTTTATTAACAACAATACTAGCGTGCGCAGTGGCCGTCTCGATACTAGACCTGAACAGCTTATCGTCGCGTTGAGTCTAGCGCTTTAA